The following coding sequences lie in one Patescibacteria group bacterium genomic window:
- a CDS encoding peptidylprolyl isomerase, with protein sequence MTKPQTPPDLNYTSATLVTNLGEMTITFYPEPKQTVANFLKLAAEGFYDGVKFHRVIKDFMAQTGDPNSKDDDWSNDGRGGPGYTFADEINEHPLVRGSVAMANAGPNTNGSQFFIVTAEATPWLDGKHTNFGYISEGYALLNKIEDIPRNADDHPLTDITIKSIKLK encoded by the coding sequence ATGACTAAACCTCAAACTCCACCTGACCTAAACTATACCTCGGCCACCTTAGTTACCAATTTAGGGGAGATGACTATTACTTTTTATCCTGAACCTAAGCAAACAGTGGCTAATTTTCTAAAATTAGCGGCGGAGGGGTTTTACGACGGGGTTAAATTCCATCGTGTTATAAAAGACTTCATGGCCCAAACAGGGGACCCTAATTCTAAAGACGATGATTGGTCTAACGATGGGCGGGGCGGACCAGGTTATACCTTTGCTGACGAAATAAATGAACACCCTTTAGTACGCGGTTCCGTAGCTATGGCTAATGCTGGGCCCAACACTAACGGCAGTCAATTTTTTATTGTAACTGCCGAAGCCACGCCCTGGCTAGACGGCAAACACACTAATTTTGGCTATATTAGCGAAGGTTATGCCCTTTTAAATAAGATTGAAGATATACCCAGAAATGCTGACGATCATCCCTTAACCGATATTACTATAAAGAGCATAAAACTTAAATAA